The stretch of DNA ACTACGCGCCGCTACTTTAAAGTGGGTTGGTTTCAAATGTTTCAAACAAGCCAAACATGTATGCTTCTCACCCACCAGAAGACCAAATTTCCCCCCATGGCTCCAACTCCGCCCGCCGAGTGCTAGTCGATGGCACATCTGGCACTAACAGACCATTTTCAGGTCAGGTTGTGTGGGACGCTGAAAACAAGCCTTCACAACAGCCTGTGTTTGCTTGCGTGTTGCCAGGTCCAATAACCTGAGGACTATCTGAAGCGTCAAGCTGTCAAGTGTctcaacaccatcaccatcatcaccaccatcaccaccaccatcatcatcatcatcatcgttgtCATCGTCAACACCCACCGTTTTCTTTTACCGTTATGCTAGACCTCAAAGAAAACGACGTGTTCTTTTTGCTTCACAAACCATCACTGAATTTTATGACACTGGCAATAAATCACAACCAATTGGCATAACCTCAGATCTGTTAAAACAACTGTGAGCAGTATACTGGAAATGCCCTGTCATTAGAAACAATCAAGTTGATGTGGACTGGCTTTGTGGAATGATGTAGCTTTTACAATGCATCCAATGGTACAAAAAAGGCTCTTTCGATATGTTCCAATGATTTCAACTAACCTTGTGTACTTGGCTTACCTTTGCTTTTTGGGCTTGGTGATAGTCTAATAAAAGATGCCTGGGCAAGTCTAAACTAGATGTGCCACAATTTGTTGAAATCTTGAATTGAATGAACATCAATGCGCTTAAGTGCAGCTGGCAAGATCGTAGTGATTAATGCATTCCTGAAACCAGATCTTGCCACTTCACTATGTATACCATAAGAGGAGTCTGATTTTGTGTAGACCCTGACTTATTAAAAGCACAACCAAAATGGAATAGCAGTATTTCTAcaaacagaatgagagaaaaaaaaaacttccagTATGAAACAACAAACTTGATATTTTGCTTCGTTATACAGAAGTACCACAGCTaaagaaaaacgaaagaaacTAAAATTGAACCACTGTTAAGTCTCTTGAATGTACAACATGATTGCCAAATGACAGCCCGGTCAGACCAGAACTTACAGTGAAGTGTGACTAATGTCAGGaggatggtgtggtgtgtgtgcgtgcgtgcgtgcgtgtgtgtatgtgcggtgAATGACTGGTATATCAGTGCAGTAAGTGTTTCGAGGGGATGGGGTGTGGAGTtaaaggaggaaggggaggagaagggtgagtgagagggagggtttttttttttttttttttgctgctgttACACGTTGGTGGATATTTTGTATTTGGGCGACATGTTGCTTTGGAACCAGATGAAGCTGAAGATGACGCCCATGGTCTTGGGGATCCGCTCGTCGTAGGCGAAGCTCATGGCCTCGTGCAGCGGCACCTTGACCACCTCGATCAGCTCGCCTTCCTGCGGCTGACCTCCGCCCTCGCCCACGCGGTTCTCCTCCGACACCTCGGCGTAGAACATGGTCTGCTTGGCGCCGGTCACTCCCACGCCCGACCTGTGAGGACAGGACATTTATATTGACACGTATTGAATGTAGAAGTCTGTAGAAGAACTTACCCAAAACGTTACTCGATTAAAACAGTTAAAACGTggagctacagtaatttcccgcatataagctgcattgtgtataagccgcaagacagtgttttatgcaagttaaaagaaacaaaaccatattaacaccatattaactgcccccctgtattaacctcatatctgaagaaattttgcaaaatcaatgtataagccgcggctaatagtcgggaaattgcgGTAAGTGTGCAAACCCAGTGTTGTTTATCTCATGCTTTAATCTTTTGGAATCCGGCACCTGCTAGCATCTGGATGTGCGCGCCTActctttaaaatgtatttatgtagtctgcacttttatccaaaatgaGGATTTACATTCAAGATACACTGCAAAGGACACATTAAGTAGGACCTTAGGAAGACCACTTGACAAATACCTTGTTTCAAACTAATTcatttaatttgtttactaCTTACTATCacttacatctgtgtgtgtgtgtgtcacagcaacacagatatgaaataaataagatagatagatagatagatagatagatagatacttcattgatccccaaggggaaattcaagaacatgTCTAAATATGAGACATTAAGATGGTGAAGGTAGGATGTTCTGTTCTGTAATCTGTGAACTGCTGTGTGCACGGGCGCAGCCGTGTTGTTGATGACCCAGCGTTTTGTCTGCTACCTCTAACAGCCCTGCCACAGGGGGCCCGCCGCTCAGCCGAGTCCCTAATGAGCGGAGCGCGCTATACTAGGAGAATGAGCTCAGCCGCTACGTGTCCTGCTACGccctcttccactcctctctgacacacacacacacacacacacacacgacacacgacacacacgacacacaacacacacaacacacacaacacacacaacacacacaacacaccccacatacacacacacacacacacacacacacacacacacacacacacacacacacacaaacacacacacacacacatacacacacgcaccacacaaaCAGGACACAGAAACATCAGCAGCCATCATCTATCCACCCATCTCGCGCGGCTGACTAACAGCTCAGGCCGGTGTGTCTCCTAGGGGTGTTTTGACACGGCGGCTGCCCGCCTGGCTGGGATGAGGGGGGCCTAAGCACGCAGCCCTAGGGGGCTGATACAGGTATGCAGGCCAGCAGGCAGGCACCTCAGGATAGACAGACAGCAGGTAACACTACACTACCAGCGGGGGCTTGCTGCCATGCCATTGCTGGCTCCGTCGGCTCCGTCTccgtgtctgcctgcctgcctgcctgcctgcctcaccTGAAATGTTGTCATGGAGGCATCGCCATGGAGACCTTTCTTCAGAGCCAGCAGGGCTCGGGGGAGCTGGCAAATGGATGACTGCAACTTTCCATCATAtttgtaaaatatatatataaataaaaatcttttttttccttctcttccctcaCACTTGTATTGCCGTAggggcaaaaaaacaaaaaaaaaacttgtggtGGTGAATTCAGACCACCCAATCAGCCTCTACAAATAAGCACCAAATCCAAGTAAATTAGAGGATGAGATGAGGCAAGCGGTTCTTGTTCCTTTGCTTGTGTTCGGCGTCTTCAGTCTAAATCCCTTCTGACTCAGAAAAACTAATAACCCGTGTCATTTGCCTTGTAGGACCAAGAGAAGAAACCACACGACAATCCCTCCAGAAGCCCTCAACCAGAACATGAGAAAACATGAAAAGGTCTTCTCAGAAATCTTCCCCCGAATCACAGAGACGGCCTTTCCAGATGTGCAGCGTGCTCTTTaaaataaagggaaaaaaaaaactaaaagaaaaaaaatctagaGAGGCAATGTTTTGACAGCAGTAGGAGTGCCCAGGTTCTTCCCGCAGACAATGGCGCAGACAGCTTAGAGGTTTGTCTTTCTCTGCCctgtcaagtgtgtgttttgttgaagTCCTGCTCCGAGTGAGGCCGGGGGTAGACACCTCCGCAGGAGCATGGCGGCTAAACAGTTTAAGTGCTCCTGTTACGGAGACGAACCATAGGTGCTCCTACCTCCAGGTATAACCATTTCATAGGGGTAtatgggaggaggaagaggaggaggaggatgtggaggtggaggtggaggaggagcagggggtgGACTGCCACCCACGGAGCAGgaatgggtctcagtagagacaacagaagaagcGGAAACTTGTCTTCCCCCGACCACCATTGGGGGGTCAGGGAGAAGCCTCAGGCATCGTGGCAGTATAGGGGACTGGGCATCTCGCATCCATCCAAGTCAGTTTCAGCAAGTGTACTACACCCAGGATTCCGCCAGGCTGGCCTTTAACTTCAGCCAGCAACACCACATACAGACCATAGTCCCTTTCTCAGAGCGCTGTTTGGAAAACTATGCCAACACACGACATAAAACAGGATGAAGAGATTCAACTAACGATAGGGCCTGTCCCAATTCAGACCCTAGTCCTCATAACAAGTGTTCTcagagcaagcgagagaaaTGGGACAGGCCCTAAGAGTCTCAAGGGTGAAAGCCAACTGCTATGTAAACAGTAACATGTTAACTTGATGAATTTAATCTTTTAAATGTAATCTTTTAAACATTATTTTGATAAGACAAGCCTGTTGGTAATGCAGAATTCCTCCTACGTGGTGTTTCAAACCTCTTCACACATTCTGCCAAAGGATAGGAGCTACTGTTGACAACTGAGCATAAATAAAGTGTGAACAGAACACCATTGCCAAACTGGAAAATATAGACGCATAAAAAAATGAACTGCTTTCCACACCAATATGAACTTATGTTAGCAAGATGCCAAAATTAAAACTATCTATTaaaacaagtgttttttttagtaCTGAATTCCAGCTCCAATATAGCTTTCTGTGATAACACTTCTGTGGGTCTAGAATGGGTGTGTAAGTGAGGCAGAGGTCAACATCATCCTGAAAAAGGCAAAATCTTTAAACAATATTCAGGGCTTTAGATCTTTAGAGATTAACCGTTCAGtcaaacaacacaaagcagAGCTGGTTTACCTGGGATGATATTTAACGCCAGGCACACATGAGAAGCTGAGAGAATGTAAGATATCAACAGatctgcagaggagaggacctTCACAGATAGTATCAGATTTAGCAGAGCCCTGACAAGACTTCGACAAGTGATGTGTGTCGAGATAACAGGACAGAACTGTACACAACTGTGAAGCACAAACGAGGACAGCAAACCTcctaaacagacacagagaggtagaagtatcaaaataaaacaatCGTGTCAAAACTTGAAGTGTCACTATTCACATTTAGACCAATTTCTTCCATGATTCCTGAGGCGTGAGAATGGCAAGTCTGCCCCATATACTCAAAGAACATGTTTGTATGCAAATATGGGGAGCTCTCTTAcagggcgttcacactgtctacgtccgtcgacggatcACGGAATGCCTGTCTGCCGTAtgtatatttgcatacacgctatctgattggctaacggatccgtcgctgcctgaaaagttgaaaatttctcaacttttttgacGGAGGCAGCGGAGCTGAAGGAACATATGAACCCACAATtcctttcgagtccgccccatgcaaagtcgatgagatccgttgacggacgtagacagtgtgaacgccctgTTACTGTTAGTCCAAAgttttccatttaaaaaaaaaaaaaattgtatatTTGGATATCCCTTTtgcttgtctgtatgtgtacgtgtatgtgtctgtgcctgtgtctgttttATCTGTGAAGACTTGCTTGAACTTTGGAAAGGCCACGTAAGTAGATGTTTCCCCAAAACATGGTGCTACAGAAGCAATCATGTGCGATAAATGCCTAAATGCCCCAGAACATGAATGCAGAGCTCAGGGATCGTAAGTTACTATGcatgtgcagtgtgagtgtgagtgtgtgtgtgagtgtgtgtgtgtgtgtgtgtgtgtgtgtgtgtgtgtgtgtgtgtgtgtgtgtgtgtgtgtgtgtgtgtgtgtgtgtgtgtgtgtgtgtgtgtgtgtgtgtgtgtgtgtgtgtgtgtgtgtgtgtgtgtgtgtgtacaaatatgTGCCTCTAACTCTCTCACAGATAGTGACAGAGTTAAGTGAAGTCATTCAGTTACATAGGCTGCTAGGGTTCTGTTAGGTCACCGCTTAAGTAAAGTAGCAGGTGCACTTGtgtttgtgcgcacacacacacacacacacacacacacagttttatgaCCATCATCTTCAGAGAAACCAGATAAGATGTAaatgccctcctctctcctccccactttGCCTTCAGTCTCCTGTGTCAGATCACTTGAGGACCATCCTGCAATAAGGTCACCTTAAAGAACCAGGCCACTGaaggaaaaaaactaaaaaagctAAAACATAACCAAcagcctcctggatccagaccgTGATTCAGATCACACCCAAAATGTAACGGTTACCTTTTCTTAAAATCTAAtctaaatccatccataactttttatGGATCTAtggttatcttgctaacaaacagacaaacagacaaacaaacagacaaaccctgatgaaaacataacctccttgacggaggtaatAAGGACTCAAGGTAAGTAAGGTTGGTGGCAGTGGCACTGACAAACGGAAAGTTtcgcagcctcgcgatcatgctcatgagaagtcagactgaccgattgaggagtgttgtaaaacatACACGCTatagctgtaggggaagctctgcagagaaacctgcgtGCGTAAAACCAGgaaacagcgaagaaatcgccCAACCTGCGCAGTTCTttaaatttaatttatttattattttttatttatcctttatttaaccaggggggggggggggggggtcatattGAGACTATAGTCTCTTTTTCAAATGGTCCCATCATTCACCTGATGGCTTCTACTCTCTGCTGGTGCCGCTGCCGCTAAAAGCCGCTGTGACTGGTTCCTGGGGTTTTCAGAGATTTCGGAGTGCTCACCTGTAGGAGGTGATCCTCCGCAGCTTAGTGACGGGCACGTCGTAGCCGCactcctccagcacctcctgGCGGGCGATCTCCTCCAGCGTCAGGTTGGGCTTGTCCACCAGCCCCGCGCACAGCTCGTAGGTCACGCCGGCCGACGCGGGGGGCTGGCCGGGGGCCGCCGTGGTTGCGGCGTCGCCGGCGGCATCCTCGCCCGCCTTCTCCCCGCCGTCGCTGCCACCCTCCCCGGCCTCGGAGGCCTCTGGCTGGGCCGCCGCACCGGCCTCGGCCCCCTCCGCTCCCTCGGCCCCCTCCGCCGGCTCCGGGGGCTTGGGCTTGCTGCGCTCCcattcacacatgtacacagctGCGGAGGAGAGCAGGGCGGACATTACAGCACAGtagggtctttggtattatttgccctcaatggtgccttccaggcagcgctgcctgcaaggcactactcccctcagtttaggggtaggatgagggttgagggggttagggttaggaatagggtaaaggtagtgctgCCTGGAGGTGccattgggggcaaaaaacaccattgagcgtacagtacattacatttggctgacacttttttaaccaaagcgacttacgacagggtgaaaaaaaacatttttaagcttTTCAGAATCgtaatcagaatcagctttactgaccaggtttgcgtaaacaaacaaggaatttgactccggttagtCTTTGCTCTCAACTGctacaacaataaaacaaaaagcaaaataagtgcattaatgagcgtagtaagtgcatcaatgagtgcaactGTTGCCGTAGGATAAGCAAGACAAGTAGTGctgtgagaggagatgttctctgaagagctgggtgtTGTATACTTCTATTATATGACTTAAGCTGTTCCCTATCCATAGTGTAAGTAACATGTAATAGTTAAGTAACATGTATGCAATAATTCATTGTGAATTTAACCTTGTACAGTACACAATTGTGGTGCAGAAGAAGGAAGAATCTGTTTTGTAACCTTGTCTTTATGGGTAATCTAAAGCACATATGCTCAAAGAACTTTTGAATATGACTTTTGAATTTTAAGTAATGATTTAAGTAATGGTAagtatccatccatctatctatcttctcAACACAAACAGTGTTAAGAGTTTCTACTTCAGTCTCCAGAACCCCAGGTGCTTTAAAGGAATTGCCCCCATTTCTAGCCACCCAGGAGCAGTTTTATTGGTAGATAACCCTGTTCTGGTACTATtaaggccaggtgtgtgtgtgtgtgtgtgtgtgtgtgtgagtgtgtgagtgagagagggagagcgagacagagatggagtgtgtgtgtgtgtgtgtgtgtgtgtgtgtgtgggggggggggggggggggtgctttacAGATTGAGTTTTACTGTGTTAATCTGCCAAACCTTACAAATCCTAAATGGCAACAACACATATCGATAGGCCAGAGCTATTACAGGGAAGGGAAGCTGTTAAAGACATGCTGATATGGCTAAGCTAATACTTTTACCACTGGTTCGTTCTGCTGATTGCTTTAATGAGAACATCTCAGGACTTCCTTCCTCATGACTAAGTCTAGCTGGTATGTTAGACAGGACAGCAATGAtctgggttattgttattccaAGTCCACAGAGAAACAGGAAACCCCTATCCATCACATCCCATACATAAGTCGTTTCAAATGCAGTGTAATAGCTGAGACTGTTTGCCCTTCcatggtagagtgtgtgtgtgtgtgtgtggtcaaaagTAGTACCCTTTCCACCACCACTGCCttgattttaaataataataataataaaaaaaaaaaagaagaagaaaaaaaagaaacactcgcCATTGTTCCCAGggcgggaagagagagaaaaagaacacgaacaaggaggaagagagaaaaaaaggagtgaatagaaaagagagaagtcCCTTTTCAATGCGCTGCCTTTCCTTCCATTCTGAGGAACGGGGGCGCCGTCCCTGGCGACCAGTGGCGGGAACAATGgccgaagggggggggggggagtgggggggggtgcgggcggtggaggtggaggtggggattGTGTCAGGGGgtaggggtggaggtgggtgcaGCGCGGTGCTCTCACGTAGCCTATGACACAATCCCCCTCACCGCTCCGAAACAAgcagcgaagagagagagaaaaaaaaaaaaaaaaaaacatccaccattatgtggcggcggcggtgtaGCAGCCATTGTTTTCTCAGCCGAGGCCGAGAGCAGGGGCACCAAgttctgttttctctttctccctccctccctctctctctctctccctctccctccctccctctctccctcactcggtttttctttctttctatagACCCTCATCTGTACTGTATTGTGCTGCGTCGTGTCGCATTGTATTGcgctggggggtggggaggggaggggagggagaggggagggagagtggcGGCATTGTTGCCGCGCAGGGAAACCAAACAGGCCCGATCAGTGGAGAGGTCAGGGCGGCCGTGGTGAAGCGATAGGGTCCCGATGACCCGCACGCCACCGCGCAGGTTTAGGgttctgagggggggggggggggggggggtggcggaggTGCGGGCGGCGGGGGGTCGTCGGGGTCACTGGGGTCACTAGGCAATGTCAAGGGTCACTTTACAAAAGCTAAAATATTCATAAACCTGCGATGAATATTTAGTGGACATATGAGCAGTTTCGGCGGTAGTAAGACTACACGTTCAGCTCTCTTTCactttatgtgtgagtgtgtgtgtgtgtattcaccatattgttgagtgtgtgtgtgtgtgtattcatcatattgttgtgtgtgtgtgtgtgtatacgtgcttTCACCATaccgctgtctgtgtgtgtgtgtgtgtgtgtgtgtgtgtgtgtgtgtgtgtgtgtgtgtgtgtgtgtgtgtgcgtgtgtgcgtgcgtgtgtgcgtgcgtgtgtgcctgcgtgtgtgcgtgcaatgaCTGGTATAAAGTGTGGATGTGGACAGTAAGTTCACAAGTCATCGCTTGGTAGAATGTGGGTAGGAGGAAAAGTATGCAATGCGTCTCCCCTCCGATCGTGTCACAAGCATgcgtgtgagggtgtgagtgcTTGTGCTAACATGCCAGCGAGGGCGCGTGAGAGGACCTttttaaaagtgaatgtggGACAAGCATCTTCCCTTAATTTCTGCACTTTTCATTTAATTTCGGCTAATTAAAAGAACTAAAGAGATTGTTATGAAATGAAATACATAAGGCCGGGCCCTGGGAAGTTTCTGGGGGAGTGCTCTTGAACTGTTGTGAAATGACAGAGAGACTCTGAGCTCCCTCACTGCCTCTTAGCAAACCATAGCTACCATTGTAGACTTTTCAATACACAATTTATTGTGGCCAAAAAAACATCAATGTAGAATAGTATTGTGATATACGTATACAGAAAATGAAATCAAAACAACAAGAACTTCAGTAGAGGAACTTTGCTAGAACCATAGATACATTAACATACTTGACTTTATATACTTAacttttttgacacatttcagaCGTGTAATCACCCTAGATACTGTTACTAATATGCATGCATGCGGTCTTGTTTGGGGAGAACTATTTGAAAAATGTCAGTTGGAAATGCAGTTGGAAATCTCACAAGACTCCCTTGGTCTGGGGCGTTGGTGCTCACATACCTGGACGGAACTGCTTGACCAGGACGAAGCAGTGGGAGGTGGTGTTGAAGATCAGCACCGACACACtggaggaagaagggaggaggaggagtggacaggaagagggagagagagagagagggaggagaagtagatatttagtcattcattcattcctgtCAGAATTTCCCCGTCAGGTTCCTATGAAGCTGATGAAGCTCATTTTGTCATGTGTGCGGTtatacaccaccacacacagccacttaCACAATCATAAAAACGCAGGTCATGAGGTTGACTCATTTTATGCAATGTGGCCTCATAGCACTTGTCTCGTAATGAGCATGTGTCagaaggtggacacacacacacaactgaaacacacagcacacagacacacacacacacacacacacagctgtggatGACTGGGTCATTTGCGAGTGATCAGACTCCCCCACCTGTAGTCATACATACAATAACTGCATGTCAAAAGCGTGAgctgttcctcttcctctcacaacttgtattaaaaaaaaaatactgcggAATACAACTACACtattgtgtagtgtattgtaaCTAAACACTACTGACTACTGGCACTAGTGACTACTAAGGCAATTTTGCATCTGAAATTCAACTTCGATCTGGAAAACGTACAGTATGGATTGGCCAAAGAAACGTGGAAAATGTTAGCTTATATTTTCCAGTGATGCCATATCCACGTTTTGAAAGTGCAGCTGGCGGCTTTCATCGGGAGAAGCAAAAACTCCCTCAAAACAACGCGCCTCGGGGTTCAAAACGGAAGGAAGTGCAGTGCAGGCAACCGGGCAAGTCAAACATAAGAGCGCCAGCACTCAGTGCTTCATCAGATATGGCCGCCCCAACTTTGGGCCAACAGCAACAGGCAGTCAAGACTGCAGTGTgcataacgtttttttttttttttttttcaattagccAATAAAACAACTTTAATTTTCCCTTTTaacctttttctttgtcttgAGTTTAATCTCTCTAAAAGGAGCTCTTTGACAGTTGCACACACGGTCATGCGCACACTCAGAAACATTTGGGAGTTGGCTGAGGGACAATTTGGGCATCGTTGCCTACTAGAGTGGACAGGCATTACCGTTGTAGGGGGTATTATCATTACCCAGCACTGGAGAGCTACTTTCGTAActaatggcctgtacagactacacaacattttttgtcattcacgattatcttttacgattgaccatgtcagactaggcgatcagagaaccacaaaatcgtGCAGCGTCGTGGCCGCAAGATTAtgacattac from Sardina pilchardus chromosome 12, fSarPil1.1, whole genome shotgun sequence encodes:
- the nudt14 gene encoding uridine diphosphate glucose pyrophosphatase NUDT14 isoform X2; this translates as MEQINNLQVVPCTDSNYLKPFRVHYSQNGTKKYWDFMRTHDSVSVLIFNTTSHCFVLVKQFRPAVYMCEWERSKPKPPEPAEGAEGAEGAEAGAAAQPEASEAGEGGSDGGEKAGEDAAGDAATTAAPGQPPASAGVTYELCAGLVDKPNLTLEEIARQEVLEECGYDVPVTKLRRITSYRSGVGVTGAKQTMFYAEVSEENRVGEGGGQPQEGELIEVVKVPLHEAMSFAYDERIPKTMGVIFSFIWFQSNMSPKYKISTNV
- the nudt14 gene encoding uridine diphosphate glucose pyrophosphatase NUDT14 isoform X1; translated protein: MEQINNLQVVPCTDSNYLKPFRVHYSQRDICKLSFVLSWQPPVFPCTQNGTKKYWDFMRTHDSVSVLIFNTTSHCFVLVKQFRPAVYMCEWERSKPKPPEPAEGAEGAEGAEAGAAAQPEASEAGEGGSDGGEKAGEDAAGDAATTAAPGQPPASAGVTYELCAGLVDKPNLTLEEIARQEVLEECGYDVPVTKLRRITSYRSGVGVTGAKQTMFYAEVSEENRVGEGGGQPQEGELIEVVKVPLHEAMSFAYDERIPKTMGVIFSFIWFQSNMSPKYKISTNV